TGAAGGACGCCGGGATCAGCGCACTCATCTGCTCCGACCGGGCCTGGGAGTCCTATCTGCGGGACACCGCCGAGGCCGCCCCCGGCGTGCGCATCGTCCTGACCGCCTGCGAACTCGACCTGCAGAGCGCGGACGACCCCCGCGTGCTCGGGTTCGAGCGGCTCCCCGCGCCCGGCCCCGGCGACCGGGCCGCCGACCTGGTGGCCGTCGCCCGCAAGGGCACCGCCGCGCCCGGGGGCAGGGGACCGGCCGCCTCGGACACCGCGCTGATCAGCTACACCTCGGGAACCAGCGGCACCCCCAAGGGCGCCATGAACTCCCACCGCAACATCATGGTCAACGCCGAGCGCCAGCGGACCGGCCACCCCATCGGGGAGGGGGCCGCCTACTTCGCGCTCGCCCCGCTCTTCCACATCACCGGCATGGTCTGCCAGCTCGCCGCCTGCGTCGCCAACGCGGGCACCCTGGTGCTGGCCTACCGCTTCGAGCCGGGCGTCGTCCTGGACGCCTTCGCCGAGCACCGCCCCGCCTACACCGTGGGGCCCTCCACCGCCTTCATGGCGCTCGCCGCGCACCCCGGGGCCACCCGGGAGCACTTCGCCTCCTTCCAGGTGATCTCCTCCGGCGGCGCACCGCTGCCGCCCGCCCTGGTCGAGAAGTTCCGCGACGGCCTCGGCCCGTACCTCCGCAACGGCTACGGCCTCACCGAGTGCACCGCGCCCTGCGCCGCCGTGCCCCCGGAGCGCGAGGCCCCCGTCGACCCGGTCTCCGGCACCCTGTCCGTCGGCGTCCCCGGCCCCGACACCCTGGTGCGGATCATCGACGAGAAGGGCGACGACGTCCCCTTCGGCGAGCTGGGCGAGATAGCCGTACGCGGCCCGCAGGTCGTCTCCGGCTACTGGAACCTCCCCGAGGCCACCGAGGCCGCCTTCCCGGACGGGGAGCTGCGCACCGGCGACATCGGCTTCATGGACACCGCGGGCTGGCTCTACGTCGTCGACCGCAAGAAGGACATGATCAACGCCTCCGGCTTCAAGGTGTGGCCGCGGGAGGTCGAGGACGTCCTCTACACCCACCCCGCCGTCCGCGAGGCGGCCGTCGTGGGCGTCCCCGACGCCTACCGGGGCGAGACCGTCCGCGCCTACGTCAGCCTGCGTCCCGGCGCACAGGCGGAGCCCGCCGAACTGAGCGCGTACTGCAGGGAGCGCCTCGCCGCCTACAAGTACCCCCGCGAGGTGGAGATCCTGACGGAGCTGCCCAAGACCGCGAGTGGGAAGATCCTGAGGCGGGAACTGCGTTCCTCCCGTTAGACGGCGTACGAAGAGGTCCGGACAGGACGCAAGACGGTCCGGACAGGACGAAAGGGCAGGTGGCGGCAATGGCCAAGGCGACGGAGGGGAACGGCACACCCGTTCCCCAGAGGCTGCTGGCCGCCGCCACCCGGCTCTTCGCCGAGCGCGGTTACGACCGCACCTCGGTCCAGGAGATCGTCGAGGCGGCAG
This DNA window, taken from Streptomyces nitrosporeus, encodes the following:
- a CDS encoding AMP-binding protein produces the protein MSGSIYAARPWTALLSEAQLAPVHPAETLVHAFRAAADRAPDRTALAYFDGRLGYRETDALSDSVAGHLAAEGLERGDRVAIMLQNTPHFVLALLGAWKAGATVVPLNPMYKSGEVGHVLKDAGISALICSDRAWESYLRDTAEAAPGVRIVLTACELDLQSADDPRVLGFERLPAPGPGDRAADLVAVARKGTAAPGGRGPAASDTALISYTSGTSGTPKGAMNSHRNIMVNAERQRTGHPIGEGAAYFALAPLFHITGMVCQLAACVANAGTLVLAYRFEPGVVLDAFAEHRPAYTVGPSTAFMALAAHPGATREHFASFQVISSGGAPLPPALVEKFRDGLGPYLRNGYGLTECTAPCAAVPPEREAPVDPVSGTLSVGVPGPDTLVRIIDEKGDDVPFGELGEIAVRGPQVVSGYWNLPEATEAAFPDGELRTGDIGFMDTAGWLYVVDRKKDMINASGFKVWPREVEDVLYTHPAVREAAVVGVPDAYRGETVRAYVSLRPGAQAEPAELSAYCRERLAAYKYPREVEILTELPKTASGKILRRELRSSR